One part of the Tachyglossus aculeatus isolate mTacAcu1 chromosome 26, mTacAcu1.pri, whole genome shotgun sequence genome encodes these proteins:
- the PRX gene encoding periaxin: MAALSRSTEELKRAELVEIIVETEAEAGVSGINVAGGGKEGIFIKDLLKDSPAAKSLSLQEGDQLLSARVFFENFKYEDALRLLQCAEPYKVSFCLKRTVPTGDLALRPGTVAGYEVKGPRAKVAKLNIQSLSPVKKKKKKGAAVAVTPAKAPGSPADLPPVDVEFSFPKFSRLRRAKAEAPAGPAPAPSLRRRLRLPRLRVREAATPAQASRFAKPFTRERKAKAEPAGPEAGARLAPPQVELVVPRPAGAVEGGVGLPGVLLEVAAPQVDLDLRLPKGAEGEVPPSAEGGFALRLPSLGLTSPAEVAPEPAAGALSVRVPQVELPSLPCLGEAPQVAGPTVGMAVPALDVTAPTVTVDLALPGAKVEAPAEAPDVSLKMPRLSFPRFGTRAREGEGPEGSPEGRARGLRLKMPSFGLSRPEPRPAVPEPGAEGKLKLPAVKVPSVSITVPAATVELPKGPEVRLPEVQLPKMFDVKMPEMKLPKMPDMKIPDMKMPKMPEMKMPDMKMPEVPDVKLPEVQLPKMPDMKMPDMKMPEVPEVKLPEVQLPKMPDMKMPDMKMPEVPDIKLPGVQLPKMPDVKMPEVPSVRMPEVQLPKVPDMKMPDMKLPKVPDMKMPEVPEVKLPEVQLPKMPDLKIPDMKMPKMPDMKMPKMPDMKMPEVPEVKLPEVQLPKMPDMKLPEVPAVRLPEVQLPKMPDMKLPEVPAVRLPEVQLPKMPDVHLPKPPAAKLPDVPPPKEGAEGVAWSFKLPKLGRAGSPPRGEAGRPDLQVAGLPGVLPCLEGGESAPQARPGLSVGTLPVVELELPCGRKSEGAVGAEARSQALGWGEVLGRAGQLELDVPTPKLQAEAGLQVPALEVPAVPLPSVELPAPQLAKAPAKQSSVEIKLRSPKFSLAKLGLSGAKAKGEGEAEGPGRGAKLKMPKFGLSFPRVRGAPEAGVAEGQGAGEAPLLPALEVSAPRGSLGVQLPAASASPPEVQPKGQRPAPGGKEAEAAAEEAEGKARGWDGRVKMPKLKMPSFGVGRGSPEERATAVGGPGAQPRTGTGLPALEIAVPGLEAEPGRGPEGERKAPGAPGRGLALPQVELSGLGAGEAAARPEGHPGHGTALRVQLPQVDLAVPGGAGEPRPGEAVAPPRVQLDGEAKAGPAEGKFRLKMPAFRSGGEAEGTDTQPLCPAEPGFHLALPAVGFSAGPGASPGEEGKQPFWMPAVELCPPTVGSQAEDRLAGPEGEAARRSRLKLPRFGLALGKGEGDEAGKARGPGGEGDGRRGRVRLPRVALSAPPRGPAAGPPPGPRVPRFRSPFSGRRAEDGEGDGGSPRFHFPKVSLGPKGHPGGGQAGRDGDGAAGFKGRLPQVGFSEVAAGEPPGAEGGGREAGGV; the protein is encoded by the exons ATGGCGGCTCTGAGCCgcagcactgag GAGCTGAAGCGGGCTGAGCTAGTGGAGATCATCGTGGAGACCGAGGCCGAGGCTGGGGTCAGCGGCATCAACGTGGCGGGTGGGGGCAAGGAGGGCATCTTTATCAAGGACCTGCTCAAGGATTCACCAGCGGCCAAGTCCCTCAGCCTGCAAGAAG GAGACCAGTTGCTGAGTGCCCGCGTCTTCTTCGAAAACTTCAAGTACGAGGATGCACTGCGGTTGCTCCAGTGCGCCGAACCCTATAAGGTGTCCTTCTGCCTCAAGCGGACTGTGCCCACCGGGGACCTGGCACTGCGCCCGGGCACCGTGGCCGGCTACGAGGTCAAGGGGCCCCGGGCCAAGGTGGCCAAGCTG aaCATCCAGAGCCTGTCTCCggtcaagaagaagaagaagaagggggcggCCGTGGCCGTGACCCCGGCGAAGGCCCCGGGGAGCCCCGCGGACCTCCCCCCGGTGGATGTGGAGTTCTCCTTCCCCAAGTTCTCTCGGCTCCGCCGGGCCAAGGCCGAAGCCCCTGCCGGTCCCgctccggccccctccctccgccgccgcctccgtCTCCCCCGGCTCCGAGTGCGGGAGGCGGCGACCCCTGCTCAGGCCTCCCGCTTCGCCAAGCCCTTCACTCGGGAGAGGAAGGCCAAGGCCGAGCCGGCCGGGCCCGAGGCCGGTGCCCGCCTGGCACCTCCCCAGGTAGAGCTGGTTGTGCCTCGGCCCGCAGGTGccgtggagggtggggtggggcttCCGGGGGTGCTGCTGGAGGTGGCAGCCCCCCAGGTTGACCTGGATTTGAGGCTCCCCAAGGGGGCGGAGGGCGAGGTGCCCCCCAGCGCCGAGGGGGGCTTTGCCCTCCGCTTGCCCTCCTTGGGCCTGACCAGCCCGGCAGAGGTGGCCCCCGAACCTGCGGCGGGGGCACTCTCTGTCCGGGTGCCCCAGGTGGAGCTGCCCTCGCTGCCTTGCTTAGGGGAGGCCCCGCAGGTGGCGGGGCCCACCGTGGGCATGGCGGTGCCTGCTCTGGACGTGACTGCGCCCACCGTGACAGTGGACCTGGCCCTGCCCGGGGCCAAAGTGGAGGCCCCAGCGGAGGCACCCGACGTGTCTCTGAAAATGCCCCGGCTCAGTTTCCCCCGCTTCGGGACCCGGGCGCGGGAGGGCGAGGGGCCCGAGGGCAGCCCCGAGGGTCGGGCCCGGGGCCTCAGGCTGAAGATGCCCAGCTTCGGGCTCTCCCGGCCAGAGCCACGCCCTGCCGTCCCCGAACCTGGCGCCGAAGGCAAACTGAAGCTCCCGGCGGTTAAGGTGCCTAGCGTGAGCATCACGGTGCCCGCTGCCACAGTCGAGCTGCCCAAGGGGCCGGAGGTGCGGCTGCCAGAGGTGCAGCTGCCCAAGATGTTCGACGTGAAGATGCCAGAAATGAAACTGCCCAAGATGCCCGACATGAAGATACCAGACATGAAGATGCCCAAGATGCCTGAAATGAAGATGCCAGACATGAAGATGCCCGAGGTGCCAGACGTGAAGCTGCCAGAAGTGCAGCTGCCCAAGATGCCCGACATGAAGATGCCTGACATGAAGATGCCTGAGGTGCCAGAGGTGAAGCTGCCAGAGGTACAGTTGCCCAAGATGCCCGACATGAAGATGCCCGACATGAAGATGCCCGAGGTGCCGGACATAAAGCTGCCAGGGGTGCAGCTGCCCAAGATGCCCGACGTGAAGATGCCTGAGGTGCCGAGCGTGCGGATGCCAGAGGTGCAGTTGCCCAAGGTGCCCGATATGAAGATGCCGGACATGAAGCTGCCCAAGGTGCCCGACATGAAGATGCCCGAGGTGCCGGAGGTGAAGCTGCCAGAGGTGCAGCTGCCCAAGATGCCCGACTTGAAGATACCCGACATGAAGATGCCCAAGATGCCAGACATGAAGATGCCCAAGATGCCCGACATGAAGATGCCCGAGGTGCCGGAGGTGAAGCTGCCAGAGGTGCAGCTGCCCAAGATGCCCGACATGAAGCTGCCCGAGGTGCCAGCTGTGCGGCTGCCAGAGGTGCAGCTGCCCAAGATGCCCGACATGAAGCTGCCCGAGGTGCCAGCTGTGCGGCTGCCAGAGGTGCAGCTGCCCAAGATGCCAGACGTGCACCTGCCCAAGCCCCCGGCGGCGAAGCTGCCCGATGTGCCCCCACCCAAGGAGGGTGCCGAGGGGGTGGCCTGGAGCTTCAAGCTGCCCAAGCTAGGGCGGGCGGGGTCACCCCCTCGAGGGGAGGCCGGGAGGCCCGACCTCCAGGTCGCGGGGCTCCCAGGGGTCCTGCCCTGCCTGGAGGGCGGTGAATCGGCCCCCCAGGCGCGGCCTGGCCTGTCGGTGGGCACCCTGCCCGTCGTGGAGCTGGAGCTGCCCTGCGGCCGCAAGTCAGAAGGGGCGGTGGGCGCGGAGGCCCGGAGCCAGGCTTTGGGCTGGGGTGAGGTTCTGGGGAGAGCCGGGCAGCTGGAGCTGGACGTCCCCACGCCCAAGCTGCAGGCCGAGGCTGGGCTGCAGGTGCCCGCCCTGGAGGTGCCCGCCGTGCCCCTGCCCTCGGTGGAGCTCCCGGCCCCTCAGCTGGCCAAGGCGCCGGCCAAGCAGTCGTCGGTGGAAATCAAACTGAGGTCGCCCAAGTTCTCCCTGGCCAAGCTGGGGCTCTCGGGGGCCAAGgccaaaggggagggggaggccgaggggccGGGCCGCGGGGCCAAGCTGAAGATGCCCAAGTTTGGCCTGTCCTTCCCCAGGGTTCGGGGGGCTCCGGAGGCCGGGGTCGCCGAGGgtcagggggcgggggaggcgccGCTGCTGCCCGCGCTGGAGGTGTCCGCCCCCCGGGGCTCCCTGGGCGTCCAGCTGCCCGCCGCCTCCGCCTCGCCGCCCGAGGTCCAGCCGAAGGGGCAGCGGCCGGCCCCGGGGGGCAAGGAGGCGGAGGCCGCGGCGGAGGAGGCCGAGGGCAAGGCTCGGGGCTGGGACGGCCGGGTCAAGATGCCCAAGCTGAAGATGCCCTCCttcggggtggggcggggcagtCCCGAGGAGAGGGCGACGGCGGTGGGAGGGCCCGGAGCCCAGCCCCGGACGGGCACCGGGCTGCCCGCCCTGGAGATCGCCGTGCCCGGGCTGGAGGCCGAGCCGGGCAGAGGAcccgagggggaaaggaaggcccCGGGGGCGCCCGGGCGGGGCCTCGCCCTGCCCCAGGTGGAGCTGTCCGGGCTCGGGGCGGGCGAGGCGGCTGCCCGGCCGGAGGGGCACCCGGGCCACGGAACCGCCCTCCGGGTGCAGCTGCCCCAGGTGGACCTCGCCGTGCCCGGGGGGGCCGGGGAGCCGAGGCCGGGCGAGGCCGTGGCACCGCCCCGCGTCCAGCTGGACGGGGAGGCCAAGGCGGGCCCCGCCGAGGGCAAGTTCCGCCTGAAGATGCCCGCCTTCAGGAGCGGCGGGGAGGCCGAGGGCACGGACACCCAGCCCCTGTGCCCGGCGGAGCCCGGCTTCCACCTGGCCCTCCCGGCCGTGGGCTTCTCCGCGGGCCCAGGCGCGTCGCCGGGCGAGGAGGGCAAGCAGCCCTTCTGGATGCCCGCGGTGGAGCTCTGCCCCCCGACCGTGGGCAGCCAGGCGGAGGACCGGCTGGCGGGGCCGGAGGGCGAGGCGGCCCGGCGCTCCCGCCTCAAGCTGCCCCGCTTCGGGCTCGCCCTGGGCAAGGGCGAGGGCGACGAGGCGGGCAAGGCCCGCGGGCCGGGGGGCGAGGGCgacgggcggcggggccgggtgCGCCTCCCCCGGGTGGCCCTCTCGGCTCCTCCCCGCGGCCCGGCCGCCGGGCCCCCGCCGGGCCCGCGGGTGCCCCGCTTCCGCTCGCCCTTCTCCGGCCGCCGGGccgaggacggggagggggacgggggctcCCCCAGATTCCACTTCCCCAAGGTGTCCCTCGGCCCCAAGGGGCACCCCGGGGGCGGGCAGGCCGGCCGGGACGGGGACGGGGCGGCGGGCTTCAAGGGGCGGCTACCCCAGGTGGGCTTCTCGGAGGTGGCGGCGGGGGAGCCCcccggggccgagggaggggggcgggaggccgGGGGGGTCTGA